A portion of the Pseudomonas sp. GR 6-02 genome contains these proteins:
- the pcaG gene encoding protocatechuate 3,4-dioxygenase subunit alpha, with protein sequence MPIELLPETPSQTAGPYVHIGLALEAAGNPTRPEEIWNQMAKPGAEGEQILLIGHVYDGNGHLVRDSFLEFWQANHEGVYDPVFDSEKTFNSFGRTATTFDAGEWTLNTIKPGVVNNAAGVPMAPHINVSLFARGINIHLQTRLYFADEPQANATCPVLNLIEQPQRRETLIAQRCEVDGKAVYRFDIRIQGEGETVFFDF encoded by the coding sequence ATGCCTATCGAACTGCTACCCGAAACCCCTTCGCAAACGGCCGGCCCCTATGTGCATATCGGTCTGGCCCTAGAGGCTGCCGGCAACCCGACACGGCCGGAAGAAATCTGGAATCAGATGGCCAAGCCGGGTGCCGAGGGCGAACAGATTCTGCTGATCGGTCATGTCTATGACGGCAACGGTCACCTGGTACGAGACTCGTTTCTGGAGTTTTGGCAGGCCAATCATGAAGGGGTTTACGACCCGGTCTTTGACTCGGAAAAAACCTTCAACAGCTTCGGCCGAACCGCCACCACCTTCGATGCGGGGGAGTGGACACTCAATACCATCAAGCCGGGCGTGGTGAACAATGCCGCCGGGGTGCCGATGGCGCCTCACATCAATGTGTCGCTGTTTGCCCGCGGGATCAATATTCACCTGCAAACCCGGCTGTACTTTGCCGATGAGCCACAAGCCAACGCGACGTGCCCGGTGCTTAATCTGATCGAGCAACCGCAGCGTCGCGAAACGCTGATAGCGCAGCGTTGCGAGGTGGATGGCAAGGCGGTTTATCGTTTCGACATACGTATTCAGGGGGAGGGTGAAACGGTGTTCTTCGATTTTTAA